Genomic DNA from Comamonas resistens:
ACGCTGAAGGTGACGGGGCGTTATCACGACATCGGCGCTTTTGCCTCCGATGTGGCGTTTCTCTCGCGAATCGTGACATTGAACAATCTGTCAATTGCCCCAACAGGCAAGGAAGCTGAAATTCTGACCATGGATGCAACCGCCAGAACCTTCCGCTATCTGGACGCGGATGAAGTTCAGGCGCAGCGGGCGGCAGCGAAGGGGAAGAAATGAGAAAAATCATGATTCCCTGGTGCCTGCTATTGGGCGGTGCTTTGTTGTCGGGCTGCACCTCTTCAGATGAAGACGAGTTGCGGGCATGGATGGCCCAGGAAAGGGCCAATGCCAAACCGCGCGTGACGCCGCTGGAAGAGCCCAAGCCTTTCAAGCCTCAGGCGTACACGGCGGCAGAGGGCATGGAGCCCTTCAACCCACTGAAGCTGATCCAGGTTTTGCGCAAGGAGTCTGCGCAGGCGAATATCAGTACGGATTTGCTTGCGCCAGAGCTGAACCGCCGCAAGGAGCCCTTGGAGGCAGAGCCTCTGGATGCCATGACCATGGTGGGTAGCTTGGACAAGAAGGGCGTGCCGACTGCCTTGCTGAGAGTCGGCACCTTGCTCTACCAGGTCCGTGTAGGCAACTACCTGGGACAGAACTACGGAAAAATTACCAGGATCACCGAGAACTCCATCCAGTTGAGAGAGATTGTTCAGGACGGCGGTGGTGACTGGATCGAAAGAACGAGTACTTTGGAGTTGCAGGAGGGGAGCAAATGATGGGCATTAACCGCAGCATTCTGGCGAAAGCCCATTGGGGCGTTGCTTTGGGCGGACTCCTGCTGTCTTCGGCAGCTTGGGCGCAGGCTCGTATTGAATCAGTGACAGGGGGGCAGCAGTCAGGCTCCGAGGTCATTCGTGTTGAGCTGTCAGAGCCACTGGCAGCGGATCCCACAGGCTTTGTGGTTCAGTCTCCGGCGCGTATTGCTCTGGACTTCCCGGGAGTGAGCAACGCTTCGGGCAAGTCGCTTGTGGACTTCAACCAGGGCAATTTGCGCTCCGCGAATATCGTTGAAGCATCTGGCCGCTCTCGTCTGGTGCTGAACCTCAAAACGGCAACGACTTATCGCGTGCAGCGACAAGGCAAAAGCTTGCTGATTTTGCTGGATCCAGCAGGTGCCTCTGCTGCGGCAGCAAATGCTGCACCGTCCCCGGTAGCCAATGTGTTCGAGAGCAAGACAGCATCTTCTGATGTGGCTCCCATTCAGGGTGTGGATTTCCGCCGCGGAAGCGATGGCTCCGGCAGGGTGGTGGTGAGTCTGAGCAACAGCCAGACCGGTGTGGATCTGCGCCAGGAGGGCAAAGGGCTTACCGTTGATTTTCTGCGCACGGCATTGCCTGAGAATCTGCGTCGCAAGCTTGATGTAGCAGACTTCGGTACACCGGTTCAGACGATTACGACTCATCAGCAGGGTGATCGTGTACGCATGCGTATCGAGCCTGTGGGCGAATGGGAACATAGCGCCTACCAGAGCGACAATCAGTTTGTGCTGGAAGTGCGCCAGAAAAAGGTGGATACCAGCAAGCTGACGCAGGGACCTGGTTACAGCGGTGAAAAGCTGTCATTGAACTTCCAGAATATCGAGGTCCGCTCGCTGCTGCAGGTCATTGCAGATTTCACGAATTTCAATATCGTGACCTCGGATACCGTGACGGGAGCATTGACTCTGAGGCTCAAGGATGTCCCCTGGGATCAGGCGCTGCAGATCATAATGGATGCCAAGGGGCTTGGTATGCGCAAATCCGGCTCGGTTCTGTGGATTGCCCCCAAAGATGAAATCGATGCTCGCACCAAGCGTGACTACGAAGCAGCGATGGAAATCCAGAAGCTGGAGCCGTTGCGCACTCAGGGTTTTCAGCTGAACTATGCCAAGGCGGCAGACATACTGCTGCAGATCACGACTTCGACGGGGGGAGGTGCTGGCGGTGCTACAGGTGCAAGCACGCGTTTTCTGTCTTCGCGTGGTTCGGCGATTTCCGAGCCGCGGACCAATCAGCTGTTTGTAACGGACACGCCCACCAAGCTCGAGGAAATGAAAGCCTTGCTGACTACGTTGGATGTACCGGTGCGTCAGGTGATGATCGAAGCCCGCATTGTCGAAGCTCGAGACACCTTTGGTAAGTCATTGGGTGTTCGGCTCGGCGGTGGGGCGCTTAACTCCCGGAATCAGATTTCCACGGGCATCGTCAACCGAAAGGAATTCAAGGTTGACCAGACTACAGGCGCAGTCACCAATACATTTGAAACGGATTTCAGCAAGAATTTTGTCAATCTGCCGGCTAATGTCTCCGGTGTGAATTCGGTAGGACAGCTTGCTTTTAGTGTATTTAACAGCGCAGCAACACGCTTTCTTTCGTTGGAGCTTTCAGCGATGGAAGCTGACGGCGATGGCAAGATCATCTCCAATCCGCGGCTAGTGACCGCCGACCAGAACAAAGCCTTGATCGAGCAGGGTACGGAGTACCCATACTCCGTCACGGCCCCGAACGGGGCCACAACGATCTCGTTCAAGAAAGCGGTGCTGAAACTGGAAGTCATTCCGCAGATCACGCCCGAAGGGGACATCATTCTGGATCTGGATGTGAACAAAGACAGCCGTGGCGAGACAACGACCCAGGGTGTGGCCATTGATACCAAACACATCAAGACTCAGGTGCTGGTCGAAAACGGCGGAACTGTGGTGATTGGCGGTATCTTTGAAATGGAAGAAACCAATCAGGTCAACAAGATCCCTCTGTTCGGCGACCTGCCGGTGCTGGGGCATCTGTTCCGCAATACCACCAAGGCATCAAGCAAGCGTGAAATGCTGGTGTTTATCACTCCCAAGATGCTCAACCAGATCCGGAACGCTGGCAAGTAAGTTTTTTGCTATGTAATTGGAAAAGGACTGTATCGATATTGATGCAGTCCTTTTTTATTGCAGCATGACAAGGCTGCGACAATCTTATGCATTGATGATGAATGCAGGCTGCAGGCTTGATGGCGCAATGAACTTCGTGATGGATTCGCATATCGCTTTGGTCGGACTTCCTGGAAGTGGAAAGTCCACGATTGGCCGATATCTGGCCCGGCGCTGGTCTGTGCCATTTGTGGATGTGGATGTTGCTATCGAAGAGCAAATTCAATGCAGCATTCGGGAATTTTTCGCCAAGGAGGGCGAGGACCGTTTTCGAGAAGTGGAGCAGGACGTTCTGGCACAGCTTCTGAAAAAGCCTGAAAAGATGGTCATTGCCACGGGCGGCGGAGCAGTGCTCAAACCAGAGAATCGCGCGCAGCTCGCTCGTCATTCGCTGGTGGTGTATTTGAGTGCTTCACCACATGAAATAGCGCGCCGGCTTCAAAAAGACACGCAGCGGCCTTTGCTGCAGGTTGGTAACCCCTTGCAGCGTCTGCAGGAGCTGCATGGAATACGCGATCCTCTCTACAAGGAAGTCGCAGATTTTGTAGTCGCTGGATCTGGTCTGTCTGCGACACAGGTTGCCCAGCGGGTCGCCATGCAGTTGGAGCTGGGAGCCTCCCGCTGAGTCGTCAGAAACTGAAGTTAAAGGGATATTGTGGAAACCGTGCAGATTGATTTGGGTGAGCGCAGCTACCCCATCGTGATTTCCGAGAACTTGCTGGCGCAGGAGCAGACTTGGCAAGCGCTGCCGCGTGCTGCTAGTGCCATGATCGTGACCAATGATGTGGTGGCGCCGCTCTATCTTTCGGCCTTGAAGCAGGTCTTGAACAGGCAGTATGCGCAGGTGCACGAGGTGGTTTTACCTGATGGTGAAGCGCACAAGGACTGGCAGACGCTGAACCTGATTTTTGATGGTCTGCTCTCCAACGGCTGTGATCGCAAGACGGTGTTGTTTGCTTTGGGCGGCGGCGTGGTCGGCGACATGACGGGTTTTGCGGCAGCCAGCTATATGCGTGGCGTTCCGTTTGTGCAGGTGCCTACGACCTTGCTGTCTCAGGTGGATTCGTCGGTGGGCGGCAAGACCGCCATCAACCACCCGCAGGGCAAGAACATGATCGGGGCCTTCTACCAGCCGCAACTGGTGGTTTGCGATCTGGCAACACTGGATACCTTGCCCGAGCGCGAACTCAGTGCAGGACTGGCTGAAGTCATCAAGTACGGTCCGATTGCCGATATGGCGTTTTTCGCCTGGCTTGAGCAGAACATCGAGGCCTTGCTCAGGCGTGATCGTGCTGCGCTAGCCCACGCCGTCAAGCGCAGCGTGGAGATCAAGGCCTGGGTCGTGGGGCAGGACGAAAAGGAGTCGGGCTTGCGTGCCATTCTCAATTTCGGTCATACCTTTGGGCACGCGATCGAGGCGGGCATGGGCTACGGCAAGTGGCTGCATGGCGAGGGCGTGGCTGCAGGCATGGTGATGGCGGCCGAGCTGTCCAGGCGTCTAGGTCTGGTCGATGAAGCATTTGTCGTGCGTTTGCGCAGCCTGATCGGGCGGGCTGGCTTGCCTGTGCGCGGTGCTGTGATCGATGCTGGTGATAACGCCGGCCGCTATCTGGAGTTGATGCGGGTGGATAAAAAGTCCGAGGCTGGCGAGATCCGTTTTGTGCTGATTGATGGCCCAGGCAGGGCCGTCATGCAGTCTGCACCCGATGCTCTGGTGCGTGAGGTCATTGATGGCTGCTGCGCCTGAGCACTGAAAGCATCCTCCAAGCTGCTAGAGTGGGCTTCATAGAATGCATGAGGCAAGTCCATGAAGACCCTGGCTGCTTATGCCTGCGATCCCCTGCAGAGCCGGGGACGCAGGTTTGAAGAACCTGTCGCACCCACGCGCAGTGATTTTCAGCGTGATCGAGACCGTATCGTTCACTCTTCGGCGTTTCGTCGTCTGGTCTACAAGACCCAGGTTTTTGTGAACCATGAAGGCGATCTGTTTCGTACCCGGCTCACTCACTCTCTGGAAGTAGCGCAACTGGGGCGTTCCATTGCCCGTTCCCTGGGTCTGGAGGAAGACCTGGTGGAGGCGATTTGCCTGGCTCACGATCTGGGTCATACACCGTTTGGCCATGCGGGGCAGGATGCGCTCAACGAGTGCATGCGGCTGCATGGAGGCTTTGAACACAATCTGCAGAGCTTGCGGGTGGTGGACAGGCTGGAAGAGCGCTACCCGGCTTTTGATGGACTCAATCTCACTTTTGAAACGCGCGAAGGCATTCTGAAGCACTGCTCACGCAGCAATGCACAGCTTATCAATGAGCGCGAGCCTGCTGGCGTGGCTCAGCGCTTTCTCGATGGTACCCAGCCCTCACTGGAGGCCCAGCTCTGCAATCTGGCCGACGCCATTGCCTATAACGCCCATGATGTGGATGACGGTGTGCGCTCGGGCCTCATCACCATGATCCAGCTGCGTGATGCTGTTCCCCTGTTTGCCCATTATTACGAGGCAACCCTGCGGGACTGGCCGGCGCTTGCCGTGCCCGAAGCCCAGCGCAAGCTGCTGTATGAGAGCATCCGACGCATGCTCAGTGATCAGGTCTATGACGTGATTGGCCACTCGCGCTTGCAGATTGAAAGCTGTGGCGTGAAATCGGTGCAAGAGGTGCGCCATTGTGGGCGGCTGCTGATGGGGTTCAGCGAAGAAATGAAGATCCGGTCCCAGGCGCTCAAGCAATTCCTGTTGCGTCAGCTCTATCGTCACCCGCAGGTCATGCAGACCATGGAAAGCGCGCAGCAAGTGGTGCACGACCTGTTTGCGGCCTATATGGTTGAGCCGGAGCGCATGAAGCCCCGCTTCGTACAGCGAGCTCAGGCAGCAGATACCTTGGGGGAAAGAGCGCGTGTGGTGGCTGACTTCGTGGCAGGCATGACAGACCGCTATGCGGCCCGCGAACATGAACGCATCACGGGGCTGCAATTGCTGGGTGCGGGCTAGGGTGGATTCCGGTCCTGGCTGAGCAGTCTGGAAACAGGCTCGCTAAAATGCCGCAACTGCGCGCCAAAGCTGGAATTTTCCACCCAGTGCGCAATCTCTGGGGGCGGAAGCCCCCGTTTGCATTTTGGAGAGCCTAGTCATGACCGAAACCAATACCATCGCCGCTCAGGGCTTTCCGCCCGAACTCGTGATTGAAGACACTGTGCGCTGGCTGGAAAAGGCCGTGATTGGATTGAATCTGTGCCCGTTTGCCAAGGGCGTGCATGTCAAGGGGCAGATTCATTACGCCATCAGCGCAGCCACCGATGCCGAAGGCGTGGCCGAAGACCTGTACCGTGAGCTGGAGGCGCTGGCCGAAGCCAGCGCCGAAAAGCGCGATACCACGTTGCTGATCCTGCCCCATGCGCTGCAGGATTTTCTGGATTTCAACGATTTTCTGGAAATTGCCGATGCCATGGTGGAGGAGCTGGACCTGGGCGGCATTTTGCAAGTGGCGTCTTTTCACCCACTGTTCCAGTTCGAGGGCACGGATGTCGATGATGTGACCAACTGCACCAACCGCTCGCCCTATCCCATCCTGCATCTGCTGCGTGAAGACAGCATCGACAAGGCCGTGGAGGTCTTCCCCGAGGCCGAGTCGATCTACGAACGCAATATGGAAACACTGGAAAAGATCGGCATC
This window encodes:
- the pilQ gene encoding type IV pilus secretin family protein, whose translation is MMGINRSILAKAHWGVALGGLLLSSAAWAQARIESVTGGQQSGSEVIRVELSEPLAADPTGFVVQSPARIALDFPGVSNASGKSLVDFNQGNLRSANIVEASGRSRLVLNLKTATTYRVQRQGKSLLILLDPAGASAAAANAAPSPVANVFESKTASSDVAPIQGVDFRRGSDGSGRVVVSLSNSQTGVDLRQEGKGLTVDFLRTALPENLRRKLDVADFGTPVQTITTHQQGDRVRMRIEPVGEWEHSAYQSDNQFVLEVRQKKVDTSKLTQGPGYSGEKLSLNFQNIEVRSLLQVIADFTNFNIVTSDTVTGALTLRLKDVPWDQALQIIMDAKGLGMRKSGSVLWIAPKDEIDARTKRDYEAAMEIQKLEPLRTQGFQLNYAKAADILLQITTSTGGGAGGATGASTRFLSSRGSAISEPRTNQLFVTDTPTKLEEMKALLTTLDVPVRQVMIEARIVEARDTFGKSLGVRLGGGALNSRNQISTGIVNRKEFKVDQTTGAVTNTFETDFSKNFVNLPANVSGVNSVGQLAFSVFNSAATRFLSLELSAMEADGDGKIISNPRLVTADQNKALIEQGTEYPYSVTAPNGATTISFKKAVLKLEVIPQITPEGDIILDLDVNKDSRGETTTQGVAIDTKHIKTQVLVENGGTVVIGGIFEMEETNQVNKIPLFGDLPVLGHLFRNTTKASSKREMLVFITPKMLNQIRNAGK
- the aroB gene encoding 3-dehydroquinate synthase, with the translated sequence METVQIDLGERSYPIVISENLLAQEQTWQALPRAASAMIVTNDVVAPLYLSALKQVLNRQYAQVHEVVLPDGEAHKDWQTLNLIFDGLLSNGCDRKTVLFALGGGVVGDMTGFAAASYMRGVPFVQVPTTLLSQVDSSVGGKTAINHPQGKNMIGAFYQPQLVVCDLATLDTLPERELSAGLAEVIKYGPIADMAFFAWLEQNIEALLRRDRAALAHAVKRSVEIKAWVVGQDEKESGLRAILNFGHTFGHAIEAGMGYGKWLHGEGVAAGMVMAAELSRRLGLVDEAFVVRLRSLIGRAGLPVRGAVIDAGDNAGRYLELMRVDKKSEAGEIRFVLIDGPGRAVMQSAPDALVREVIDGCCA
- a CDS encoding shikimate kinase, encoding MDSHIALVGLPGSGKSTIGRYLARRWSVPFVDVDVAIEEQIQCSIREFFAKEGEDRFREVEQDVLAQLLKKPEKMVIATGGGAVLKPENRAQLARHSLVVYLSASPHEIARRLQKDTQRPLLQVGNPLQRLQELHGIRDPLYKEVADFVVAGSGLSATQVAQRVAMQLELGASR
- a CDS encoding deoxyguanosinetriphosphate triphosphohydrolase, which gives rise to MKTLAAYACDPLQSRGRRFEEPVAPTRSDFQRDRDRIVHSSAFRRLVYKTQVFVNHEGDLFRTRLTHSLEVAQLGRSIARSLGLEEDLVEAICLAHDLGHTPFGHAGQDALNECMRLHGGFEHNLQSLRVVDRLEERYPAFDGLNLTFETREGILKHCSRSNAQLINEREPAGVAQRFLDGTQPSLEAQLCNLADAIAYNAHDVDDGVRSGLITMIQLRDAVPLFAHYYEATLRDWPALAVPEAQRKLLYESIRRMLSDQVYDVIGHSRLQIESCGVKSVQEVRHCGRLLMGFSEEMKIRSQALKQFLLRQLYRHPQVMQTMESAQQVVHDLFAAYMVEPERMKPRFVQRAQAADTLGERARVVADFVAGMTDRYAAREHERITGLQLLGAG
- a CDS encoding pilus assembly protein PilP; protein product: MIPWCLLLGGALLSGCTSSDEDELRAWMAQERANAKPRVTPLEEPKPFKPQAYTAAEGMEPFNPLKLIQVLRKESAQANISTDLLAPELNRRKEPLEAEPLDAMTMVGSLDKKGVPTALLRVGTLLYQVRVGNYLGQNYGKITRITENSIQLREIVQDGGGDWIERTSTLELQEGSK
- a CDS encoding DUF1415 domain-containing protein, translated to MTETNTIAAQGFPPELVIEDTVRWLEKAVIGLNLCPFAKGVHVKGQIHYAISAATDAEGVAEDLYRELEALAEASAEKRDTTLLILPHALQDFLDFNDFLEIADAMVEELDLGGILQVASFHPLFQFEGTDVDDVTNCTNRSPYPILHLLREDSIDKAVEVFPEAESIYERNMETLEKIGIEGWLDLDVGARCPVTGHGVPKAGE